A window of the Ammospiza nelsoni isolate bAmmNel1 chromosome 29, bAmmNel1.pri, whole genome shotgun sequence genome harbors these coding sequences:
- the LOC132085169 gene encoding olfactory receptor 14A16-like produces MSNSSSISHFLLLALADTRQLQLLHFCLLLGISLAALLGNGLIISAVACGHHLHTPMFFFLLNLALTDLGSICTTVPKAMHNSLWDTRNISYTGCAAQLFFFMFFISAEFSLLTIMCYDRYVSICKPLHYGTLLGSRACAHMAAAAWASAFLNALLHTANAFSLPLCHGNALGQFFCEIPQILKLSCSQSNLRELGLIVVSLCLSFGCFVFIVFSYVQIFRAVLRIPSEQGQHKAFSTCLPHLAVVSLFISTGTFAHLKPPSISSPSLDMSVSVLYSVVPPALNPLIYSLRNQELKAAVQTMMTGCFQKR; encoded by the coding sequence atgtccaacagcagctccatcagccactttctcctgctggcattggcagacacgcggcagctgcagctcctgcacttctgcctcttgctgggcatctccctggctgccctcctgggcaacggcctcatcatcagcgccgtagcctgcggccaccacctgcacacacccatgttcttcttcctgctcaacctggccctcactgacctgggctccatctgcaccactgtccccaaagccatgcacaattccctctgggacaccaggaacatctcctacactggatgtgctgctcagctctttttctttatgttcttcATCTCAGCAGAGTTTTCCCTtctgaccatcatgtgctacgaccgctatgtgtccatctgcaaacccctgcactacgggaccctcctgggcagcagagcttgtgcccacatggcagcagctgcctgggccagtgcctttctcaatgctctgctgcacacagccaatgcattttccctgcccctgtgccatggcaatgccctgggccaattcttctgtgaaatccctcagatcctcaagctctcctgctcacaaTCAAACCTCAGGGAACTTGGGCTCATTGTAGTTAGTCTTTGTTTATCATTtggctgttttgtgttcattgttttctcctatgtgcagatcttcagggctgtgctgaggatcccctctgagcagggacagcacaaagccttttccacctgcctccctcaccttgCTGTGGTGTCCTTGTTTATCAGCACTGGCACATTTGCTCAcctgaagcccccctccatTTCCTCCCCATCGCTTGATATGTCagtgtcagttctgtactcggtggtgcctccagccctgaaccccctcatctacagcctgaggaaccaggagctcaaggctgcagtgcagaCAATGATGACTGGATGCTTTCAGAAACGTTGA